A genome region from Columba livia isolate bColLiv1 breed racing homer chromosome 2, bColLiv1.pat.W.v2, whole genome shotgun sequence includes the following:
- the SALL3 gene encoding sal-like protein 3 isoform X3, with protein MSRRKQAKPQHLKSDEELQAEVVSEHAVPEGADDGDSGNESRSGSEETNICEKCCAEFFKWTDFLEHKKSCTKNPLVLIVNEDETAPPPTEEFPEPSPASSPSDQAESEAAEEGAQAENNDSSEIKTMEKEEEPMEVETSVEKMFQNQGTSNTATSLPQIPEPSSMTSYNMPNTNVTLETLLSTKVAVAQFSQSARTTTSASISSGVTAVAIPMILEQLMALQQQQIHQLQLIEQIRSQVALMNRQPLRPSLNPVLAAQGGPGQASNQLQGFATSAAIQLTAVIPPAIMGQAASGQPAAFDSSQHISRPTSGASTPNISSGGSSAPPESSIPSSSNAITSIAPVSVSNIPNSASQPQNASTPPSIGHGSLTSVSSLPNPLLPQSSSNSVIFPNPLVSIAATANALDPLSALMKHRKGKPPNVSVFEPKSSSEDPFFKHKCRFCAKVFGSDSALQIHLRSHTGERPFKCNICGNRFSTKGNLKVHFQRHKEKYPHIQMNPYPVPEYLDNVPTCSGIPYGMSLPPEKPVTTWLDSKPVLPTVPTSIGLQLPPTIPGMNSYGDSPSITPMARSPQRPSPASSECTSLSPSLNTSESGVPVSAESPQPVQSGSSLTKAEPVTLPPTSTRLGDLSAGGQVSTASTSSIPTAVTDSSVATSLPNPVLPAVSDQFKAKFPFGGLLDSMQTSETSKLQQLVENIDKKMTDPNQCVICHRVLSCQSALKMHYRTHTGERPFKCKICGRAFTTKGNLKTHFGVHRAKPPLRVQHSCPICQKKFTNAVVLQQHIRMHMGGQIPNTPLPEGFQDAMDSELSYDEKNVDTLSNFDDDIDENSMEEDPEIKDTASDSSKPLISYSGSCPSSPPSVISSIAALENQMKMIDSVMNCQQLTSLKSIENGSGESDHLSNDSSSAIGDLESQSAGSPAMSESSSSMQALSPVNSNSESFRSKSPGLSNQEEPQEIQLKTEKPDSPPPATENGGALDLTSTNPGRPVIKEEAPFSLLFLNRERGSHGNSHVE; from the exons ATGTCTCGTCGAAAGCAAGCGAAACCCCAGCATCTCAAATCGGACGAAGAGCTACAAGCGGAGGTAGTTTCTGAGCACG CAGTCCCAGAAGGAGCCGATGATGGTGATAGTGGGAACGAGAGCAGGAGTGGAAGTGAAGAAACCAACATTTGTGAGAAATGCTGTGCCGAGTTCTTCAAGTGGACGGATTTCCTGGAGCACAAGAAGAGTTGCACTAAAAACCCCCTGGTGCTGATTGTGAATGAAGATGAAACAGCTCCTCCCCCCACTGAGGAGTTCCCCGAGCCCTCGCCTGCTAGCTCTCCTAGTGACCAGGCAGAGAGTGAAGCCGCTGAGGAAGGTGCCCAGGCAGAAAACAATGATAGCTCTGAGATAAAAACcatggaaaaggaagaggagcCAATGGAGGTAGAAACTTCTGTGGAGAAAATGTTCCAGAATCAAGGCACCTCAAACACAGCTACTTCTCTACCTCAGATCCCTGAACCATCTTCCATGACAAGCTATAACATGCCAAACACCAATGTCACACTAGAGACTCTGCTGAGCACTAAAGTGGCAGTCGCGCAGTTCTCGCAGAGCGCACGGACCACCACTTCTGCCAGCATCAGCAGTGGAGTGACGGCCGTGGCTATCCCCATGATCCTGGAGCAGCTCAtggccctgcagcagcagcagattcaCCAGCTTCAGCTGATCGAGCAGATCCGCAGTCAGGTGGCGCTGATGAACCGCCAGCCACTACGGCCATCCCTGAACCCGGTcctggctgcccagggtggtCCGGGCCAGGCCTCCAACCAGCTGCAGGGGTTTGCCACCAGTGCGGCCATCCAGCTCACCGCAGTCATTCCTCCTGCCATCATGGGGCAGGCCGCCAGTGGTCAGCCTGCTGCCTTCGACAGCTCTCAGCACATCTCAAGACCTACATCTGGAGCAAGTACACCCAATATATCCAGTGGTGGCTCTTCTGCCCCGCCCGAATCAAGCATACCCTCCTCCTCAAATGCAATTACGTCCATAGCTCCCGTTTCTGTGTCAAACATTCCTAACAGTGCTTCACAGCCCCAGAATGCTTCGACTCCACCTTCAATAGGACATGGAAGCCTCACCTCAGTGTCCAGCCTGCCAAACCCACTTCTACCTCAGAGTTCCTCAAATAGTGTGATCTTCCCCAATCCGCTGGTTAGCATTGCTGCAACTGCTAATGCGCTAGATCCTCTGTCCGCCCTTATGAAGCACCGCAAAGGAAAGCCACCAAATGTGTCAGTGTTTGAACCCAAGTCAAGCTCTGAGGATCccttttttaaacataaatgcCGATTTTGTGCCAAGGTCTTTGGAAGTGACAGTGCTTTACAAATTCACCTCCGCTCGCATACAGGTGAAAGACCTTTTAAATGTAACATATGTGGAAACCGCTTTTCCACAAAGGGCAACCTGAAAGTTCATTTTCAGAGGCATAAAGAGAAATAccctcatattcagatgaaCCCTTATCCTGTTCCAGAATACCTCGATAATGTGCCCACCTGCTCTGGAATCCCCTATGGGATGTCACTGCCGCCCGAAAAGCCGGTCACAACCTGGTTAGACAGCAAGCCTGTTTTACCAACTGTCCCGACTTCCATCGGGCTCCAGCTGCCCCCCACTATACCTGGTATGAACAGTTATGGAGATTCTCCAAGCATCACTCCCATGGCCAGGTCACCCCAGAGGCCTTCTCCTGCCTCCAGTGAATGCACTTCTCTATCCCCAAGCCTGAACACTTCTGAGTCGGGTGTTCCAGTGTCTGCCGAATCCCCACAGCCCGTTCAGAGTGGCTCATCTCTGACAAAAGCAGAACCTGTTACTTTGCCTCCCACGAGCACGCGGCTTGGGGACCTTTCTGCAGGTGGGCAAGTTTCCACAGCTTCCACGTCTTCAATTCCTACTGCTGTTACGGACAGCAGCGTTGCAACAAGCCTCCCAAACCCTGTGCTTCCAGCAGTGTCTGACCAGTTTAAGGCAAAGTTTCCATTTGGTGGTCTGCTAGACTCTATGCAAACGTCAGAAACCTCAAAACTACAACAGCTAGTGGAGAACATTGATAAGAAGATGACAGATCCAAATCAATGTGTTATTTGTCACCGTGTGCTTAGTTGTCAGAGTGCTCTCAAGATGCATTACAGAACGCATACAGGAGAAAGaccatttaaatgcaaaatttgtGGACGTGCCTTTACTACAAAAGGCAATCTAAAAACGCATTTTGGAGTTCATCGAGCAAAGCCACCACTTAGAGTACAGCACTCGTGTCCCATTTGTCAGAAGAAATTTACAAATGCGGTTGTTCTTCAGCAGCACATTCGTATGCATATGGGTGGGCAAATTCCAAACACACCGCTACCAGAGGGCTTCCAGGATGCCATGGACTCAGAGCTTTCCTATGATGAGAAGAACGTTGACACACTGAGCAACTTTGATGATGACATTGATGAAAATTCTATGGAAGAGGACCCAGAGATAAAGGACACTGCAAGTGACTCATCCAAACCCCTTATCTCTTACTCTGGGTCATGTCCTTCTTCACCACCTTCTGTGATCTCCAGTATTGCTGCTTTGGAGAATCAAATGAAAATGATTGATTCTGTCATGAACTGTCAGCAGCTGACCAGTTTAAAATCCATAGAAAATGGATCAGGGGAAAGTGACCATTTGAGCAATGACTCCTCGTCGGCCATTGGCGATCTTGAAAGCCAGAGTGCAGGCAGTCCTGCAATGTCAGAATCTTCTTCCTCCATGCAAGCTCTGTCTCCTGTAAATAGCAATAGTGAAAGTTTCAGATCAAAGTCCCCAGGTCTCAGTAACCAGGAAGAACCACAAGAAATAcaattaaagacagaaaaaccaGACAGTCCACCACCAGCAACTGAAAATGGAGGCGCATTAGATCTGACATCCACCAACCCGGGAAGACCAGTCATCAAAGAGGAGGCTCCTTTTAGCCTGCTGTTCCTGAACAGAGAACGTG GTTCACATGGGAACTCACATGTGGAATAA
- the SALL3 gene encoding sal-like protein 3 isoform X1, translating to MSRRKQAKPQHLKSDEELQAEVVSEHAVPEGADDGDSGNESRSGSEETNICEKCCAEFFKWTDFLEHKKSCTKNPLVLIVNEDETAPPPTEEFPEPSPASSPSDQAESEAAEEGAQAENNDSSEIKTMEKEEEPMEVETSVEKMFQNQGTSNTATSLPQIPEPSSMTSYNMPNTNVTLETLLSTKVAVAQFSQSARTTTSASISSGVTAVAIPMILEQLMALQQQQIHQLQLIEQIRSQVALMNRQPLRPSLNPVLAAQGGPGQASNQLQGFATSAAIQLTAVIPPAIMGQAASGQPAAFDSSQHISRPTSGASTPNISSGGSSAPPESSIPSSSNAITSIAPVSVSNIPNSASQPQNASTPPSIGHGSLTSVSSLPNPLLPQSSSNSVIFPNPLVSIAATANALDPLSALMKHRKGKPPNVSVFEPKSSSEDPFFKHKCRFCAKVFGSDSALQIHLRSHTGERPFKCNICGNRFSTKGNLKVHFQRHKEKYPHIQMNPYPVPEYLDNVPTCSGIPYGMSLPPEKPVTTWLDSKPVLPTVPTSIGLQLPPTIPGMNSYGDSPSITPMARSPQRPSPASSECTSLSPSLNTSESGVPVSAESPQPVQSGSSLTKAEPVTLPPTSTRLGDLSAGGQVSTASTSSIPTAVTDSSVATSLPNPVLPAVSDQFKAKFPFGGLLDSMQTSETSKLQQLVENIDKKMTDPNQCVICHRVLSCQSALKMHYRTHTGERPFKCKICGRAFTTKGNLKTHFGVHRAKPPLRVQHSCPICQKKFTNAVVLQQHIRMHMGGQIPNTPLPEGFQDAMDSELSYDEKNVDTLSNFDDDIDENSMEEDPEIKDTASDSSKPLISYSGSCPSSPPSVISSIAALENQMKMIDSVMNCQQLTSLKSIENGSGESDHLSNDSSSAIGDLESQSAGSPAMSESSSSMQALSPVNSNSESFRSKSPGLSNQEEPQEIQLKTEKPDSPPPATENGGALDLTSTNPGRPVIKEEAPFSLLFLNRERGPSQSTPSLVTSTAPTMIKMEVNGHSKPISLGEVPSLPAGIQVPAAPQTVMSPGITPMLAPPPRRTPKQHNCQSCGKTFSSASALQIHERTHTGEKPFGCTICGRAFTTKGNLKVHMGTHMWNNAPARRGRRLSVENPMALLGGDALKFSEMFQKDLAARAMNVDPSFWNQYAAAITNGLAMKNNEISVIQNGGIPQLPVSLGGGAIPPLSNLAGGMDKARTGGSPPVVGLDKASSETGASRPFTRFIEDNKEIGIN from the exons ATGTCTCGTCGAAAGCAAGCGAAACCCCAGCATCTCAAATCGGACGAAGAGCTACAAGCGGAGGTAGTTTCTGAGCACG CAGTCCCAGAAGGAGCCGATGATGGTGATAGTGGGAACGAGAGCAGGAGTGGAAGTGAAGAAACCAACATTTGTGAGAAATGCTGTGCCGAGTTCTTCAAGTGGACGGATTTCCTGGAGCACAAGAAGAGTTGCACTAAAAACCCCCTGGTGCTGATTGTGAATGAAGATGAAACAGCTCCTCCCCCCACTGAGGAGTTCCCCGAGCCCTCGCCTGCTAGCTCTCCTAGTGACCAGGCAGAGAGTGAAGCCGCTGAGGAAGGTGCCCAGGCAGAAAACAATGATAGCTCTGAGATAAAAACcatggaaaaggaagaggagcCAATGGAGGTAGAAACTTCTGTGGAGAAAATGTTCCAGAATCAAGGCACCTCAAACACAGCTACTTCTCTACCTCAGATCCCTGAACCATCTTCCATGACAAGCTATAACATGCCAAACACCAATGTCACACTAGAGACTCTGCTGAGCACTAAAGTGGCAGTCGCGCAGTTCTCGCAGAGCGCACGGACCACCACTTCTGCCAGCATCAGCAGTGGAGTGACGGCCGTGGCTATCCCCATGATCCTGGAGCAGCTCAtggccctgcagcagcagcagattcaCCAGCTTCAGCTGATCGAGCAGATCCGCAGTCAGGTGGCGCTGATGAACCGCCAGCCACTACGGCCATCCCTGAACCCGGTcctggctgcccagggtggtCCGGGCCAGGCCTCCAACCAGCTGCAGGGGTTTGCCACCAGTGCGGCCATCCAGCTCACCGCAGTCATTCCTCCTGCCATCATGGGGCAGGCCGCCAGTGGTCAGCCTGCTGCCTTCGACAGCTCTCAGCACATCTCAAGACCTACATCTGGAGCAAGTACACCCAATATATCCAGTGGTGGCTCTTCTGCCCCGCCCGAATCAAGCATACCCTCCTCCTCAAATGCAATTACGTCCATAGCTCCCGTTTCTGTGTCAAACATTCCTAACAGTGCTTCACAGCCCCAGAATGCTTCGACTCCACCTTCAATAGGACATGGAAGCCTCACCTCAGTGTCCAGCCTGCCAAACCCACTTCTACCTCAGAGTTCCTCAAATAGTGTGATCTTCCCCAATCCGCTGGTTAGCATTGCTGCAACTGCTAATGCGCTAGATCCTCTGTCCGCCCTTATGAAGCACCGCAAAGGAAAGCCACCAAATGTGTCAGTGTTTGAACCCAAGTCAAGCTCTGAGGATCccttttttaaacataaatgcCGATTTTGTGCCAAGGTCTTTGGAAGTGACAGTGCTTTACAAATTCACCTCCGCTCGCATACAGGTGAAAGACCTTTTAAATGTAACATATGTGGAAACCGCTTTTCCACAAAGGGCAACCTGAAAGTTCATTTTCAGAGGCATAAAGAGAAATAccctcatattcagatgaaCCCTTATCCTGTTCCAGAATACCTCGATAATGTGCCCACCTGCTCTGGAATCCCCTATGGGATGTCACTGCCGCCCGAAAAGCCGGTCACAACCTGGTTAGACAGCAAGCCTGTTTTACCAACTGTCCCGACTTCCATCGGGCTCCAGCTGCCCCCCACTATACCTGGTATGAACAGTTATGGAGATTCTCCAAGCATCACTCCCATGGCCAGGTCACCCCAGAGGCCTTCTCCTGCCTCCAGTGAATGCACTTCTCTATCCCCAAGCCTGAACACTTCTGAGTCGGGTGTTCCAGTGTCTGCCGAATCCCCACAGCCCGTTCAGAGTGGCTCATCTCTGACAAAAGCAGAACCTGTTACTTTGCCTCCCACGAGCACGCGGCTTGGGGACCTTTCTGCAGGTGGGCAAGTTTCCACAGCTTCCACGTCTTCAATTCCTACTGCTGTTACGGACAGCAGCGTTGCAACAAGCCTCCCAAACCCTGTGCTTCCAGCAGTGTCTGACCAGTTTAAGGCAAAGTTTCCATTTGGTGGTCTGCTAGACTCTATGCAAACGTCAGAAACCTCAAAACTACAACAGCTAGTGGAGAACATTGATAAGAAGATGACAGATCCAAATCAATGTGTTATTTGTCACCGTGTGCTTAGTTGTCAGAGTGCTCTCAAGATGCATTACAGAACGCATACAGGAGAAAGaccatttaaatgcaaaatttgtGGACGTGCCTTTACTACAAAAGGCAATCTAAAAACGCATTTTGGAGTTCATCGAGCAAAGCCACCACTTAGAGTACAGCACTCGTGTCCCATTTGTCAGAAGAAATTTACAAATGCGGTTGTTCTTCAGCAGCACATTCGTATGCATATGGGTGGGCAAATTCCAAACACACCGCTACCAGAGGGCTTCCAGGATGCCATGGACTCAGAGCTTTCCTATGATGAGAAGAACGTTGACACACTGAGCAACTTTGATGATGACATTGATGAAAATTCTATGGAAGAGGACCCAGAGATAAAGGACACTGCAAGTGACTCATCCAAACCCCTTATCTCTTACTCTGGGTCATGTCCTTCTTCACCACCTTCTGTGATCTCCAGTATTGCTGCTTTGGAGAATCAAATGAAAATGATTGATTCTGTCATGAACTGTCAGCAGCTGACCAGTTTAAAATCCATAGAAAATGGATCAGGGGAAAGTGACCATTTGAGCAATGACTCCTCGTCGGCCATTGGCGATCTTGAAAGCCAGAGTGCAGGCAGTCCTGCAATGTCAGAATCTTCTTCCTCCATGCAAGCTCTGTCTCCTGTAAATAGCAATAGTGAAAGTTTCAGATCAAAGTCCCCAGGTCTCAGTAACCAGGAAGAACCACAAGAAATAcaattaaagacagaaaaaccaGACAGTCCACCACCAGCAACTGAAAATGGAGGCGCATTAGATCTGACATCCACCAACCCGGGAAGACCAGTCATCAAAGAGGAGGCTCCTTTTAGCCTGCTGTTCCTGAACAGAGAACGTG GTCCCAGCCAAAGTACTCCTAGCCTGGTCACCAGTACAGCGCCTACCATGATCAAAATGGAAGTGAATGGTCACAGCAAGCCGATCTCTTTGGGTGAGGTTCCCTCGCTTCCAGCTGGAATCCAGGTTCCTGCTGCACCACAAACAGTGATGAGTCCGGGGATCACCCCTATGCTGGCACCCCCCCCTCGCCGGACTCCCAAGCAGCACAACTGTCAGTCGTGCGGGAAGACCTTCTCCTCAGCAAGTGCACTGCAGATACACGAGCGCACCCATACCGGTGAAAAACCGTTTGGTTGCACAATCTGTGGTAGAGCTTTTACCACAAAGGGGAATCTTAAG GTTCACATGGGAACTCACATGTGGAATAACGCCCCTGCACGCCGTGGCCGCCGCCTCTCCGTGGAAAACCCCATGGCTCTGCTCGGTGGCGACGCACTCAAGTTCTCAGAGATGTTCCAGAAGGATTTGGCAGCTCGGGCCATGAACGTTGACCCCAGTTTTTGGAACCAATATGCTGCTGCTATCACTAACGGTCTGGCTATGAAGAACAATGAGATTTCTGTCATACAGAACGGAGGCATTCCCCAGCTCCCAGTAAGTCTCGGCGGAGGCGCCATCCCGCCTCTCAGTAACCTTGCCGGTGGCATGGACAAAGCTCGCACGGGCGGCAGCCCTCCCGTTGTGGGTCTGGACAAAGCAAGTTCTGAAACAGGAGCCAGTCGTCCATTCACCAGATTTATTGAGGATAATAAAGAGATTGGCATAAATTAA
- the SALL3 gene encoding sal-like protein 3 isoform X2, translating to MSRRKQAKPQHLKSDEELQAEVVSEHVPEGADDGDSGNESRSGSEETNICEKCCAEFFKWTDFLEHKKSCTKNPLVLIVNEDETAPPPTEEFPEPSPASSPSDQAESEAAEEGAQAENNDSSEIKTMEKEEEPMEVETSVEKMFQNQGTSNTATSLPQIPEPSSMTSYNMPNTNVTLETLLSTKVAVAQFSQSARTTTSASISSGVTAVAIPMILEQLMALQQQQIHQLQLIEQIRSQVALMNRQPLRPSLNPVLAAQGGPGQASNQLQGFATSAAIQLTAVIPPAIMGQAASGQPAAFDSSQHISRPTSGASTPNISSGGSSAPPESSIPSSSNAITSIAPVSVSNIPNSASQPQNASTPPSIGHGSLTSVSSLPNPLLPQSSSNSVIFPNPLVSIAATANALDPLSALMKHRKGKPPNVSVFEPKSSSEDPFFKHKCRFCAKVFGSDSALQIHLRSHTGERPFKCNICGNRFSTKGNLKVHFQRHKEKYPHIQMNPYPVPEYLDNVPTCSGIPYGMSLPPEKPVTTWLDSKPVLPTVPTSIGLQLPPTIPGMNSYGDSPSITPMARSPQRPSPASSECTSLSPSLNTSESGVPVSAESPQPVQSGSSLTKAEPVTLPPTSTRLGDLSAGGQVSTASTSSIPTAVTDSSVATSLPNPVLPAVSDQFKAKFPFGGLLDSMQTSETSKLQQLVENIDKKMTDPNQCVICHRVLSCQSALKMHYRTHTGERPFKCKICGRAFTTKGNLKTHFGVHRAKPPLRVQHSCPICQKKFTNAVVLQQHIRMHMGGQIPNTPLPEGFQDAMDSELSYDEKNVDTLSNFDDDIDENSMEEDPEIKDTASDSSKPLISYSGSCPSSPPSVISSIAALENQMKMIDSVMNCQQLTSLKSIENGSGESDHLSNDSSSAIGDLESQSAGSPAMSESSSSMQALSPVNSNSESFRSKSPGLSNQEEPQEIQLKTEKPDSPPPATENGGALDLTSTNPGRPVIKEEAPFSLLFLNRERGPSQSTPSLVTSTAPTMIKMEVNGHSKPISLGEVPSLPAGIQVPAAPQTVMSPGITPMLAPPPRRTPKQHNCQSCGKTFSSASALQIHERTHTGEKPFGCTICGRAFTTKGNLKVHMGTHMWNNAPARRGRRLSVENPMALLGGDALKFSEMFQKDLAARAMNVDPSFWNQYAAAITNGLAMKNNEISVIQNGGIPQLPVSLGGGAIPPLSNLAGGMDKARTGGSPPVVGLDKASSETGASRPFTRFIEDNKEIGIN from the exons ATGTCTCGTCGAAAGCAAGCGAAACCCCAGCATCTCAAATCGGACGAAGAGCTACAAGCGGAGGTAGTTTCTGAGCACG TCCCAGAAGGAGCCGATGATGGTGATAGTGGGAACGAGAGCAGGAGTGGAAGTGAAGAAACCAACATTTGTGAGAAATGCTGTGCCGAGTTCTTCAAGTGGACGGATTTCCTGGAGCACAAGAAGAGTTGCACTAAAAACCCCCTGGTGCTGATTGTGAATGAAGATGAAACAGCTCCTCCCCCCACTGAGGAGTTCCCCGAGCCCTCGCCTGCTAGCTCTCCTAGTGACCAGGCAGAGAGTGAAGCCGCTGAGGAAGGTGCCCAGGCAGAAAACAATGATAGCTCTGAGATAAAAACcatggaaaaggaagaggagcCAATGGAGGTAGAAACTTCTGTGGAGAAAATGTTCCAGAATCAAGGCACCTCAAACACAGCTACTTCTCTACCTCAGATCCCTGAACCATCTTCCATGACAAGCTATAACATGCCAAACACCAATGTCACACTAGAGACTCTGCTGAGCACTAAAGTGGCAGTCGCGCAGTTCTCGCAGAGCGCACGGACCACCACTTCTGCCAGCATCAGCAGTGGAGTGACGGCCGTGGCTATCCCCATGATCCTGGAGCAGCTCAtggccctgcagcagcagcagattcaCCAGCTTCAGCTGATCGAGCAGATCCGCAGTCAGGTGGCGCTGATGAACCGCCAGCCACTACGGCCATCCCTGAACCCGGTcctggctgcccagggtggtCCGGGCCAGGCCTCCAACCAGCTGCAGGGGTTTGCCACCAGTGCGGCCATCCAGCTCACCGCAGTCATTCCTCCTGCCATCATGGGGCAGGCCGCCAGTGGTCAGCCTGCTGCCTTCGACAGCTCTCAGCACATCTCAAGACCTACATCTGGAGCAAGTACACCCAATATATCCAGTGGTGGCTCTTCTGCCCCGCCCGAATCAAGCATACCCTCCTCCTCAAATGCAATTACGTCCATAGCTCCCGTTTCTGTGTCAAACATTCCTAACAGTGCTTCACAGCCCCAGAATGCTTCGACTCCACCTTCAATAGGACATGGAAGCCTCACCTCAGTGTCCAGCCTGCCAAACCCACTTCTACCTCAGAGTTCCTCAAATAGTGTGATCTTCCCCAATCCGCTGGTTAGCATTGCTGCAACTGCTAATGCGCTAGATCCTCTGTCCGCCCTTATGAAGCACCGCAAAGGAAAGCCACCAAATGTGTCAGTGTTTGAACCCAAGTCAAGCTCTGAGGATCccttttttaaacataaatgcCGATTTTGTGCCAAGGTCTTTGGAAGTGACAGTGCTTTACAAATTCACCTCCGCTCGCATACAGGTGAAAGACCTTTTAAATGTAACATATGTGGAAACCGCTTTTCCACAAAGGGCAACCTGAAAGTTCATTTTCAGAGGCATAAAGAGAAATAccctcatattcagatgaaCCCTTATCCTGTTCCAGAATACCTCGATAATGTGCCCACCTGCTCTGGAATCCCCTATGGGATGTCACTGCCGCCCGAAAAGCCGGTCACAACCTGGTTAGACAGCAAGCCTGTTTTACCAACTGTCCCGACTTCCATCGGGCTCCAGCTGCCCCCCACTATACCTGGTATGAACAGTTATGGAGATTCTCCAAGCATCACTCCCATGGCCAGGTCACCCCAGAGGCCTTCTCCTGCCTCCAGTGAATGCACTTCTCTATCCCCAAGCCTGAACACTTCTGAGTCGGGTGTTCCAGTGTCTGCCGAATCCCCACAGCCCGTTCAGAGTGGCTCATCTCTGACAAAAGCAGAACCTGTTACTTTGCCTCCCACGAGCACGCGGCTTGGGGACCTTTCTGCAGGTGGGCAAGTTTCCACAGCTTCCACGTCTTCAATTCCTACTGCTGTTACGGACAGCAGCGTTGCAACAAGCCTCCCAAACCCTGTGCTTCCAGCAGTGTCTGACCAGTTTAAGGCAAAGTTTCCATTTGGTGGTCTGCTAGACTCTATGCAAACGTCAGAAACCTCAAAACTACAACAGCTAGTGGAGAACATTGATAAGAAGATGACAGATCCAAATCAATGTGTTATTTGTCACCGTGTGCTTAGTTGTCAGAGTGCTCTCAAGATGCATTACAGAACGCATACAGGAGAAAGaccatttaaatgcaaaatttgtGGACGTGCCTTTACTACAAAAGGCAATCTAAAAACGCATTTTGGAGTTCATCGAGCAAAGCCACCACTTAGAGTACAGCACTCGTGTCCCATTTGTCAGAAGAAATTTACAAATGCGGTTGTTCTTCAGCAGCACATTCGTATGCATATGGGTGGGCAAATTCCAAACACACCGCTACCAGAGGGCTTCCAGGATGCCATGGACTCAGAGCTTTCCTATGATGAGAAGAACGTTGACACACTGAGCAACTTTGATGATGACATTGATGAAAATTCTATGGAAGAGGACCCAGAGATAAAGGACACTGCAAGTGACTCATCCAAACCCCTTATCTCTTACTCTGGGTCATGTCCTTCTTCACCACCTTCTGTGATCTCCAGTATTGCTGCTTTGGAGAATCAAATGAAAATGATTGATTCTGTCATGAACTGTCAGCAGCTGACCAGTTTAAAATCCATAGAAAATGGATCAGGGGAAAGTGACCATTTGAGCAATGACTCCTCGTCGGCCATTGGCGATCTTGAAAGCCAGAGTGCAGGCAGTCCTGCAATGTCAGAATCTTCTTCCTCCATGCAAGCTCTGTCTCCTGTAAATAGCAATAGTGAAAGTTTCAGATCAAAGTCCCCAGGTCTCAGTAACCAGGAAGAACCACAAGAAATAcaattaaagacagaaaaaccaGACAGTCCACCACCAGCAACTGAAAATGGAGGCGCATTAGATCTGACATCCACCAACCCGGGAAGACCAGTCATCAAAGAGGAGGCTCCTTTTAGCCTGCTGTTCCTGAACAGAGAACGTG GTCCCAGCCAAAGTACTCCTAGCCTGGTCACCAGTACAGCGCCTACCATGATCAAAATGGAAGTGAATGGTCACAGCAAGCCGATCTCTTTGGGTGAGGTTCCCTCGCTTCCAGCTGGAATCCAGGTTCCTGCTGCACCACAAACAGTGATGAGTCCGGGGATCACCCCTATGCTGGCACCCCCCCCTCGCCGGACTCCCAAGCAGCACAACTGTCAGTCGTGCGGGAAGACCTTCTCCTCAGCAAGTGCACTGCAGATACACGAGCGCACCCATACCGGTGAAAAACCGTTTGGTTGCACAATCTGTGGTAGAGCTTTTACCACAAAGGGGAATCTTAAG GTTCACATGGGAACTCACATGTGGAATAACGCCCCTGCACGCCGTGGCCGCCGCCTCTCCGTGGAAAACCCCATGGCTCTGCTCGGTGGCGACGCACTCAAGTTCTCAGAGATGTTCCAGAAGGATTTGGCAGCTCGGGCCATGAACGTTGACCCCAGTTTTTGGAACCAATATGCTGCTGCTATCACTAACGGTCTGGCTATGAAGAACAATGAGATTTCTGTCATACAGAACGGAGGCATTCCCCAGCTCCCAGTAAGTCTCGGCGGAGGCGCCATCCCGCCTCTCAGTAACCTTGCCGGTGGCATGGACAAAGCTCGCACGGGCGGCAGCCCTCCCGTTGTGGGTCTGGACAAAGCAAGTTCTGAAACAGGAGCCAGTCGTCCATTCACCAGATTTATTGAGGATAATAAAGAGATTGGCATAAATTAA